In Drosophila yakuba strain Tai18E2 chromosome 2R, Prin_Dyak_Tai18E2_2.1, whole genome shotgun sequence, a single genomic region encodes these proteins:
- the LOC6531945 gene encoding zinc finger protein CKR1 codes for MSQVIPNTPTPQMLTTSTPIEPMKPPPAFPTLSGANIHEQASDLILRASTIFGDLKHDEANMENVPHHGIETELEDDSHYGGSGSSKIRITPSVKLMATPHASDPKRKFVCPYDNCTKSYGKSSHLRSHLTWHTGIKPFVCSEPKCGKGFTRSDELNRHLRTHTGEKPFECIQCTKKFSRSDHLTKHLATHDRQLKGSTPKRTVPSSSGVVRLKPSKKQTQSESDSGFHFMAAMVGCGDPSMEHHHQQQQNHHQQPTHMVDSPHKPLKIKLERSEHSEKYEIVTPDHHPLENHGHNQSQLPDFLNQAKPEVKYEPTEEIVNTLSQLPPADGPGTYGMPQFVQDRPFHCRQCEKRFKRQDDLNRHIRTHTGEKPYACPQCCRRFVRSDHLKKHQQTHLKIR; via the coding sequence ATGTCACAAGTAATACCAAACACGCCCACACCCCAAATGCTGACGACATCAACGCCCATAGAACCCATGAAACCACCACCAGCGTTTCCCACGCTGAGCGGCGCAAACATACACGAGCAGGCGTCCGATTTGATATTGCGGGCCTCGACGATTTTCGGGGACTTGAAGCACGACGAGGCGAATATGGAGAATGTGCCCCATCACGGAATTGAGACTGAGCTGGAGGATGACTCGCATTATGGCGGGAGCGGCAGCTCCAAGATCCGGATAACGCCCAGTGTAAAGCTAATGGCCACGCCGCACGCCTCCGATCCCAAGCGCAAGTTCGTCTGCCCGTATGACAACTGTACAAAGAGCTACGGCAAGAGCTCCCACCTGCGGTCCCACCTCACCTGGCATACTGGCATCAAGCCCTTCGTCTGCAGCGAGCCCAAGTGCGGAAAGGGATTCACGCGCTCCGATGAGCTCAACCGGCACCTGCGGACGCACACTGGCGAGAAGCCTTTCGAGTGCATCCAGTGCACCAAGAAGTTTTCCCGCAGCGACCACCTCACCAAGCACCTTGCTACCCACGATCGGCAGCTAAAGGGCAGCACCCCGAAGCGAACGGTACCAAGCAGCAGTGGTGTAGTTCGGCTCAAGCCCTCGAAGAAGCAGACTCAGTCGGAGTCGGACTCTGGCTTCCACTTCATGGCCGCCATGGTTGGTTGCGGGGACCCAAGCATGGagcaccaccatcagcagcagcaaaaccaccaccagcagcccACGCACATGGTCGACAGCCCCCACAAGCCGCTGAAGATCAAGCTGGAGCGGTCGGAGCACAGCGAAAAGTACGAGATCGTCACTCCTGATCATCACCCTCTGGAGAACCATGGCCACAACCAAAGCCAACTTCCGGATTTCCTTAACCAGGCCAAGCCCGAGGTAAAATACGAGCCGACCGAAGAAATTGTAAATACCCTCTCTCAGTTACCGCCGGCGGACGGACCCGGCACGTACGGAATGCCCCAGTTTGTCCAGGATCGGCCCTTCCACTGCCGGCAGTGCGAGAAGCGGTTCAAGCGGCAGGACGACCTCAACCGGCATATACGAACGCACACCGGGGAGAAGCCCTACGCCTGTCCGCAGTGCTGTCGCCGGTTTGTGAGGAGCGACCACTTGAAAAAACACCAGCAGACGCATTTGAAGATACGATAG